From Coffea arabica cultivar ET-39 chromosome 10e, Coffea Arabica ET-39 HiFi, whole genome shotgun sequence, one genomic window encodes:
- the LOC113711251 gene encoding protein NRT1/ PTR FAMILY 5.10: protein MSGSRVLETQTPLLETENEAGPGGWRSASFMLAGGSLERFAYYGVESNLISYLTGPIGESVATAAATVNTWIGVVSLVPVLGAYLADSVLGRYRSIIIGSLLYILGLGLLSLSAIIIPTSTSSSTYQGMNKKSGPKTGLQVLFFVSLYLVALAQGYKPCVQAFGADQFDGKHPEQSKAKSSFFNWWLCGICIGSTAAHLILHYIQDNINWALGFGIPCLAMILGLTLFLLGSRIYFFPVKRGDEERQYGRITCGLDKADDTLQHEALASSSQEEYQEDLLLNARQRSQDYRFLKNVSPAADDYSTVSDKTEVPKNVLRLFPIWITCLTYTVAYAQAATLFTKQATTLDKSIGLSFNIPAATLRTFVPLTIMLCIPIYDRIFVPVARTITKNPTGITMLQRIGAGMGISVINMAVAALIEIKRLKTAQDYHLVDIPNATLPMSFWWLVPQYILFGLADVFNQVGMQEFFYDQVPIELRSVGLSFYYGALGIGNFLSSFLVSMIDKATSQRGRESWFSDNLNHAHIDYFYWLLAGIGAVGLIIFVYLSRFYSCVEQNDSGKCSQTGLAGRLTGNP, encoded by the exons ATGAGCGGGAGCAGAGTCCTGGAGACCCAAACTCCACTTCTGGAGACTGAAAATGAAGCAGGCCCAGGTGGATGGAGATCGGCATCTTTCATGCTAG CTGGAGGATCCCTGGAGAGATTTGCATATTATGGAGTAGAATCCAACCTCATTAGCTATCTCACCGGACCAATTGGAGAATCCGTGGCAACAGCTGCTGCAACTGTCAATACATGGATTGGTGTAGTTTCACTTGTACCAGTTTTAGGAGCATATTTGGCTGACTCTGTCCTTGGTCGCTATAGATCAATCATCATTGGTTCCCTTCTCTACATCTTG GGACTCGGTCTTTTGAGCTTGTCTGCAATAATTATTCCAACATCTACCAGCAGCTCGACCTATCAAGGCATGAACAAGAAATCAGGCCCGAAAACAGGACTCCAAGTTTTGTTTTTTGTCTCACTTTACTTGGTTGCATTGGCTCAAGGATATAAACCTTGTGTTCAAGCTTTTGGAGCTGATCAATTTGATGGAAAACATCCGGAACAGAGCAAAGCTAAGAGCTCATTTTTCAATTGGTGGCTGTGTGGCATATGCATAGGATCTACAGCTGCACATTTGATCTTGCACTATATTCAAGATAACATAAACTGGGCACTTGGTTTTGGGATTCCTTGTCTAGCTATGATTCTTGGGCTGACTCTTTTTTTACTTGGAAGCAGAATTTACTTTTTTCCTGTTAAAAGAGGTGATGAAGAAAGGCAATATGGAAGGATTACGTGTGGTTTAGATAAAGCGGATGATACTTTACAACATGAAGCACTAGCATCAAGCAGTCAAGAAGAGTACCAAGAAGATTTGTTGTTAAATGCTCGACAAAGATCTCAAGACTACAG ATTTCTGAAAAATGTATCGCCTGCAGCAGATGACTATTCAACTGTCTCTGACAAAACAGAAGTGCCAAAGAATGTTCTAAGGCTATTTCCTATATGGATAACTTGTTTAACATATACAGTTGCATATGCTCAAGCGGCCACATTATTTACAAAGCAAGCAACAACCTTGGACAAATCAATAGGGCTAAGTTTTAATATTCCAGCTGCCACACTTAGGACTTTCGTCCCTCTTACCATAATGTTGTGCATTCCAATCTATGACCGAATTTTCGTCCCAGTTGCCAGAACAATCACAAAAAACCCCACAGGTATAACAATGCTGCAAAGAATAGGAGCAGGGATGGGCATATCGGTTATTAACATGGCTGTTGCAGCTCTAATCGAAATCAAAAGACTCAAAACTGCTCAAGATTATCATTTGGTAGATATACCCAATGCAACACTTCCTATGAGCTTCTGGTGGTTGGTGCCTCAATACATATTATTTGGACTTGCAGATGTGTTCAATCAGGTAGGGATGCAGGAGTTTTTCTATGATCAGGTCCCCATTGAATTAAGAAGTGTAGGCCTGTCATTTTACTATGGTGCCTTGGGAATAGGGAACTTCTTGAGTAGTTTTCTGGTCTCAATGATTGACAAAGCTACAAGTCAACGGGGTAGAGAGAGTTGGTTCTCAGACAACTTAAATCATGCACATATTGATTATTTCTATTGGCTACTTGCTGGAATAGGTGCTGTGGGTTTAATCATTTTTGTCTATCTATCAAGATTTTACAGCTGTGTCGAGCAAAATGATAGTGGCAAGTGTTCTCAAACAGGTTTAGCAGGTAGGTTGACTGGTAACCCGTAG